A window of Scophthalmus maximus strain ysfricsl-2021 chromosome 10, ASM2237912v1, whole genome shotgun sequence contains these coding sequences:
- the LOC118284258 gene encoding protein scribble homolog gives MMGWFHKTCLFEGHFLGCITLKLNFQQQVVASDCPRECRNPQTNPPPRTGSQTWATPGFDWMANKESLRGGPQMFPASDRVCGRCSSAGKDTEEIEQPEEDGAGQLSASDALPRPSRRERGETRDVRKLQHHRALNAGSSLHGDPVRNMKNSSTTGHLKSSLVTEKGPLQESFISQVPLRLKIKVSGQRGSLGISIAGGKGSLPYREHDEGVFISRVTEGGPSEKAGIHVGDRLLEVDGINMQGATHHEAVSALRNVGSCMEMKVVRERLLLPREVRDLAGPQEPPDVTGRQPCSQDGRGRRSKPPKTERAHCLSEKIEAAVCNGKSDLESDLNRTLSEPEASLKKDSLQLGKHTMTIPRIILTHPSISDEDVELLTQSPSRGPAHGFDIPDRHVHPDSFDSAFYPP, from the exons ATGATGGGATGGTTTCATAAGACTTGTTTATTTGAAGGTCATTTCCTTGGATGTATTACTTTGAAATTAAACTTTCAGCAACAGGTGGTGGCCTCTGACTGTCCCCGGGAGTGTAGAAATCCTCAGACTAACCCGCCCCCCAGGACCGGTAGCCAAACCTGGGCCACCCCAGGCTTCGACTGGATGGCAAACAAAGAGAGTCTGCGGGGGGGGCCTCAAATGTTCCCAGCCAGCGACCGTGTGTGTGGCCGCTGCTCCAGTGCAGggaaggacacagaggaaattGAGCAACCTGAGGAG GATGGTGCGGGCCAGCTGTCAGCGAGCGATGCCCTGCCACGTCCGTCTCGACGCGAGAGAGGTGAAACCCGAGATGTCAGGAAATTACAGCATCACAGAGCCCTTAATGCAGGGTCCAGTCTCCATGGAGACCCTGTCCGCAACATGAAGAACTCCTCCACCACAGGGCATCTGAAATCCTCTTTGGTGACAGAAAAGGGCCCTCTTCAGGAATCATTCATCTCCCAAGTGCCATTAAGA TTAAAGATCAAAGTGTCTGGCCAGAGAGGGAGTCTCGGGATCAGCATTGCTGGTGGGAAAGGCTCTCTGCCTTACAGAGAACACGATGAG GGTGTTTTCATCTCCCGAGTAACAGAAGGGGGGCCATCGGAAAAGGCCGGAATCCATGTCGGGGATAGATTGCTGGAA GTCGACGGCATCAACATGCAGGGGGCGACCCACCACGAGGCGGTCAGCGCCCTCAGGAATGTAGGGAGCTGCATGGAGATGAAAGTGGTCCGAGAGCGGCTGCTGCTCCCTCGAGAGGTGCGTGACCTGGCCGGGCCTCAGGAACCTCCGGACGTGACGGGACGACAGCCCTGCAGCCAGGACGGCAGAGGCCGGAGAAGCAAACCGCCGAAGACGGAACGCGCCCACTGTTTGTCCGAGAAGATTGAGGCGGCTGTCTGCAATGGCAAG TCTGATTTGGAGAGCGACCTGAACAGGACCTTATCTGAACCGGAGGCGTCACTAAAAAAGGACTCACTTCAACTTGGAAAGCACACGATGACA ATCCCGCGGATCATCCTCACTCATCCCTCTATCTCCGATGAAGATGTAGAACTCTTGACACAGAGCCCCAGCCGAGGGCCAGCACACGGCTTTGACATTCCTGACAGACACGTACATCCTGACTCTTTCGACAGCGCTTTCTACCCACCCTGA
- the lrrc1 gene encoding leucine-rich repeat-containing protein 1 produces the protein MFHCIPLWRCNRHVELIDKRHCSLLYVPDDIYRYGRSLEELLLDANQLRDLPKPFFQLVKLRKLGLSDNEIQRLPPEIANFMQLVELDVSRNDIMEIPESISYCKALQVADFSGNPLTRLPESFPELRNLTCLSINDISLQVLPENIGNLSNLVSLELRENLLTFLPESLSLLHRLEELDLGNNELYSLPESIGCLVSLKDLWLDGNQLAEIPAEMGSMKSLLCLDVSENKLGNLPEELGGLLSLCDLLVSQNFIDALPESIGKLRKLSILKADQNKLTYLPESIGNCESLTELVLTENHLQSLPRSIGKLKLLSNFNCDRNQLMSLPKEIGGCRSLNVFCVRENRLTRIPSELSQATELHVFDVSGNRLIHLPMSLTTLRLKALWLSENQSQPLLTFQTDEDPDSGEKVLTCVLLPQQPSEPDNKGSDNLARFGALESLVNDMADDTWDNKAVNRISSIHFLDDEEEEDDDKGTLLRRATPHPGELKTMKKAAENLRNDLNAAKGLDSNKNEVNNAADRVTTSV, from the exons ATGTTTCACTGTATCCCCCTGTGGCGGTGCAACCGTCACGTGGAGCTGATCGATAAGCGCCACTGCTCGCTGCTCTACGTGCCCGACGACATCTACCGCTACggacggagtttggaggagctgctgctggatgccaACCAACTGCGGGACTTGCCCAAG ccATTTTTCCAGCTGGTGAAACTAAGAAAACTTGGCCTGAGTGACAACGAGATCCAGAGACTTCCACCAGAAATAGCCAACTTCATGCAGCTGGTAGAACTGGACGTCTCTCGAAATG ATATTATGGAAATTCCAGAGAGCATTTCATACTGCAAAGCCCTCCAAGTGGCAGATTTCAGTGGAAATCCATTAACAAG gttacCTGAAAGCTTTCCAGAGCTGCGGAATCTAACATGCCTTTCCATCAATGATATTTCATTGCAAGTTCTCCCAGAAAACATTGGAAA CCTTTCCAATTTGGTATCACTAGAACTCAGAGAAAATCTGCTCACATTCCTACCTGA GTCACTATCTCTGCTTCATAGACTTGAAGAACTCGACCTAGGAAATAATGAGCTATACAGTCTG CCGGAGTCGATAGGCTGCCTTGTCAGCTTAAAGGACTTATGGCTGGATGGAAACCAGTTGGCTGAAATACCTGCG GAGATGGGCAGTATGAAGAGCCTGCTGTGTCTGGATGTGTCAGAGAACAAACTGGGGAACCTCCCCGAGGAGCTGGGAGGCCTGCTGTCACTATGTGACCTGCTGGTGTCTCAGAACTTCATTGATGCTTTACCTGAGAGCATTG gaaaaCTGCGGAAGCTCTCTATCCTGAAAGCTGATCAGAATAAACTAACTTATCTTCCAGAGAGCATCGGCAACTGTGAAAGTCTCACTGAACTTGTGCTCACAGAGAACCATCTACAG AGTTTGCCAAGGAGTATTGGGAAATTGAAGCTACTTTCAAACTTCAACTGTGACAGAAACCAGCTAATGTCACTCCCCAAGGAG ATCGGTGGCTGCCGCAGTCTGAATGTCTTCTGTGTACGAGAGAACAGACTGACGCGGATTCCGTCAGAGCTTTCGCAAGCCACAGAACTGCACGTGTTCGATGTCTCCGGAAATag GCTCATCCACTTACCAATGTCGCTGACCACGCTACGGCTGAAAGCCTTGTGGCTGTCAGAGAACCAGTCGCAgcctctcctcaccttccagACCGACGAGGATCCTGACTCGGGTGAGAAGGTGCTGACCTGCgtgctgctgcctcagcagcCGAGTGAACCAGACAATAAAG GCTCTGATAATCTTGCCCGCTTTGGAGCCCTGGAGAGCCTGGTGAATGACATGGCAGACGATACGTGGGACAACAAAGCTGTGAACCGGATCAGTTCCATCCACTTCctggatgatgaggaggaggaggatgacgacaAG GGAACTCTTCTTCGGCGGGCCACGCCTCACCCTGGTGAGCTGAAGACGATGAAGAAAGCGGCCGAGAACCTCCGCAACGACCTGAACGCTGCCAAAGGCCTGGACTCCAACAAAAATGAGGTCAATAACGCTGCAGATAGAGTGACCACGTCTGTGTGA